TTATTGGCATCCCCTTGATCGTTTTCGCCGTGATCTGCCTGTGTGCCCGGTTACAGGTGGGTCTGGGATCGGTGACGTTGAATGGCGCGGTGGTCGTCACCGCTCTCAGCGTGCTGTATTACCTCCGGTTGAGTGTGGCTTTGGGCATGCTGATGGCATTGATATTGAGTGTCATGATCTGGGCGGCCGTTCCCATTGCCGAGCTTTCATGGGTTGGCTGGATCGCAATCAGTCTGGGTCTGTTTGTGATGGGATGGGTCATTCAGTTTATCGGACACTATTTTGAAGGAAAAAAGCCGGCTTTCGCGGATGATCTGATCGGATTGGTGATTGGCCCGCTGTTTATCTTGGCGGAGGGG
The Photobacterium sp. GJ3 DNA segment above includes these coding regions:
- a CDS encoding DUF962 domain-containing protein, with product MKTLEEQLTQYARYHRSKRNIQTHFIGIPLIVFAVICLCARLQVGLGSVTLNGAVVVTALSVLYYLRLSVALGMLMALILSVMIWAAVPIAELSWVGWIAISLGLFVMGWVIQFIGHYFEGKKPAFADDLIGLVIGPLFILAEGLFLLGYYTELEQHIVQHAGPVKP